In Roseisolibacter agri, the following proteins share a genomic window:
- a CDS encoding YgaP family membrane protein, translating to MEHVNLGTMERAIRIVVGVALFALGILQDPPAWWGWLGILPLATGLAGFCPAWAALGWSTAGPVADAVGPDVTGRA from the coding sequence ATGGAGCACGTCAACCTCGGCACCATGGAGCGCGCCATCCGCATCGTCGTCGGCGTCGCGCTGTTCGCGCTCGGCATCCTCCAGGACCCGCCCGCGTGGTGGGGCTGGCTGGGCATCCTGCCGCTGGCGACCGGCCTCGCCGGCTTCTGCCCCGCGTGGGCCGCCCTGGGCTGGTCGACGGCCGGCCCCGTGGCCGACGCGGTGGGACCCGACGTCACCGGACGCGCCTGA
- a CDS encoding cell envelope integrity protein TolA, which yields MPDEALAAVEDAAVQRAVAQRASRKAQRRGRALQRAAFLAERAGVFDERALSEAMARRLAADEEGAGDDIASALPGSDVKRWVPIGPSVVRRGQAEGRPRVTGRIRDVQLSADGRRAYAASAKGGVWYSDDAGASWSPVGGWSDRAARAGGNNNAKTCGCLLAHFGATPADDYLLVGTGETIPWTLSNLPVRSTSKQGGVGILAAAAPGTAAVGAAVWEPEAGIAQLEGLGVFRMARHPASVPGKATGADADRVVAATSGGLFLGTRAMVGGNAQWAWAKLAGLDTFVGGVATATDVLWLPGGANGRLVVAVYGRGVAISDTLGAAGGWRWITGLTPSPLFNRGRMSIAGPIGTRVYVLGERTVAGTQTPTLWQVADVTIAAPAATVVAGVPANLWGTQIDYDQCVAVLDAAGTDRVFFGGSTVKPFGTAEWSASLWCFDVGAGPALNAAPGISQVGVPTTAASPQAGADVAGLIGNNVHADMHVIRLVRPPGTPPDRVQVWVGCDGGVFCSALGGRVNTFAARAVGLATLEPGYIAHHPGSAHYVAMGAQDNGTQVRTGDTVWEEVLVGDGGGLTFHPVRTDYLVAQYLGGVWLGRPTAGFRDPLNRVAGGSYARGRESGVSSFYSGPAAVRASATQGRIAIGTNRVWLSDDVGGAFNTWGVIPQAAGTVVDANPLGTDPVAQQAVGVPVPAMGPVVQLRWVSPTELLALYASGIVRHVENPTTNVWTSTVLVPGAAGGPTLASNLMTDIWPIAGTQDFYVTCVGNVTASAAAREDTCWFYEQATNTLHPTGLRQALDGPGTPPVPVGPLDPAYAVVVDPAATTDVYVGTVTGVWKGLRAAPTGHLWSPFVNGLPQATVQDLALWTDPAGAAGAPRLLRAAVQSRGLWEVRLDADEVQQTYVRVHARDDRRVFPTPMANARRAPGATPHVVHASPDIVVRPRANPVAAPAWQLGSSGKIFGGSVPHYQLWTFQTAFRWHYPSLPADGVFSDQLGDLIELHRAKLGLSAGRFIDQALWNAVVGGTRLDASGAVSTTATDPLAVYRAPWQSPAALDALATEVDLMESVVPRRDVGDVWEVFSERCTVDVLIHHRDTRPLNANDAFVTLLWRSGPSATALLASAIGTLPAYAASLLTGTPMATPAGWILGGPGAGVAIHRLNATLDARLPRAVPIDVDLSTVAAGHRVLFLGLVGSNVDPFTTAPVGTPATVSDLVRAWPYAAMRLVRVFPRPT from the coding sequence GTGCCCGACGAAGCGCTGGCGGCGGTGGAGGATGCCGCGGTGCAGCGCGCGGTGGCGCAGCGCGCGAGCCGCAAGGCGCAGCGCCGCGGCCGCGCGCTGCAGCGCGCCGCGTTCCTCGCCGAGCGCGCCGGCGTGTTCGACGAGCGCGCGCTGAGCGAGGCGATGGCGAGGCGGCTGGCCGCCGATGAAGAAGGTGCGGGCGACGACATCGCGAGCGCGCTCCCCGGCAGCGACGTGAAGCGCTGGGTGCCCATCGGCCCGTCCGTCGTGCGGCGCGGGCAGGCGGAGGGACGGCCGCGCGTCACGGGCCGCATCCGCGACGTGCAGCTCAGCGCCGACGGCCGGCGCGCGTACGCCGCGAGCGCGAAGGGCGGCGTGTGGTACAGCGACGACGCGGGCGCCAGCTGGTCGCCCGTCGGCGGCTGGTCCGATCGCGCCGCGCGCGCGGGCGGCAACAACAACGCGAAGACGTGCGGCTGCCTGCTCGCGCACTTCGGCGCCACGCCCGCCGACGACTACCTGCTGGTCGGCACCGGCGAGACGATCCCGTGGACGCTGTCGAACCTGCCCGTGCGCTCGACGTCGAAGCAGGGCGGCGTGGGCATCCTGGCCGCCGCGGCGCCCGGCACCGCGGCCGTCGGCGCCGCGGTGTGGGAGCCCGAGGCGGGCATCGCGCAGCTCGAGGGGCTCGGCGTGTTCCGCATGGCGCGGCATCCCGCGAGCGTGCCCGGCAAGGCCACCGGCGCCGATGCCGACCGCGTCGTCGCCGCGACCAGCGGTGGGCTGTTCCTGGGCACGCGCGCGATGGTGGGCGGCAACGCGCAGTGGGCGTGGGCGAAGCTCGCGGGGCTCGACACCTTCGTGGGCGGCGTCGCGACGGCCACCGACGTGCTCTGGCTCCCCGGCGGCGCGAACGGGCGCCTCGTCGTCGCGGTGTACGGGCGCGGCGTCGCCATCAGCGACACGCTCGGCGCCGCGGGCGGGTGGCGCTGGATCACGGGGCTCACGCCGTCGCCGCTGTTCAACCGCGGCCGCATGAGCATCGCCGGCCCGATCGGCACGCGCGTGTACGTGCTCGGCGAGCGCACGGTGGCGGGCACGCAGACGCCGACGCTCTGGCAGGTGGCGGACGTCACCATCGCCGCACCGGCGGCGACGGTCGTCGCCGGCGTGCCCGCGAACCTGTGGGGCACGCAGATCGACTACGACCAGTGCGTCGCGGTGCTCGACGCCGCAGGGACGGACCGCGTCTTCTTCGGCGGCAGCACCGTGAAGCCGTTCGGGACGGCGGAGTGGTCGGCGTCGCTCTGGTGCTTCGACGTCGGCGCGGGGCCGGCGCTGAACGCGGCGCCCGGCATCTCGCAGGTCGGCGTGCCGACGACCGCGGCGTCGCCGCAGGCGGGCGCCGACGTCGCGGGGCTGATCGGCAACAACGTGCACGCGGACATGCACGTGATCCGCCTCGTGCGCCCGCCCGGCACGCCGCCGGATCGCGTGCAGGTGTGGGTCGGCTGCGACGGCGGCGTGTTCTGCTCGGCGCTGGGTGGGCGCGTCAACACCTTCGCCGCGCGCGCCGTCGGGCTGGCGACGCTGGAGCCCGGCTACATCGCGCACCATCCGGGCTCCGCCCACTACGTCGCGATGGGCGCGCAGGACAACGGCACGCAGGTGCGCACCGGCGACACCGTGTGGGAGGAGGTGCTGGTGGGCGACGGCGGCGGGCTGACGTTCCACCCCGTGCGTACCGACTACCTCGTCGCGCAGTACCTCGGCGGCGTGTGGCTCGGACGGCCCACCGCGGGCTTCCGCGATCCGCTGAACCGCGTCGCGGGCGGCTCGTACGCGCGCGGCCGCGAGTCGGGCGTGTCGAGCTTCTACTCCGGCCCCGCGGCCGTGCGCGCGTCGGCGACGCAGGGACGCATCGCGATCGGCACCAACCGCGTCTGGCTGAGCGACGACGTCGGCGGCGCGTTCAACACGTGGGGCGTCATCCCCCAGGCGGCCGGCACCGTCGTCGACGCGAACCCGCTCGGCACCGATCCGGTGGCGCAGCAGGCCGTCGGCGTGCCGGTGCCGGCGATGGGACCCGTGGTGCAGCTGCGCTGGGTGTCGCCGACCGAGCTGCTCGCGCTCTACGCCAGCGGCATCGTGCGCCACGTCGAGAACCCGACGACGAACGTGTGGACGTCGACGGTGCTGGTGCCCGGCGCCGCCGGCGGTCCGACGCTGGCGTCGAACCTGATGACCGACATCTGGCCGATCGCGGGCACGCAGGACTTCTACGTCACGTGCGTCGGCAACGTCACCGCGTCGGCGGCGGCGCGCGAGGACACGTGCTGGTTCTACGAGCAGGCCACCAACACGCTGCACCCGACGGGACTGCGGCAGGCGCTCGACGGGCCGGGCACGCCGCCGGTGCCGGTGGGGCCGCTCGATCCGGCGTACGCGGTCGTCGTGGATCCCGCGGCGACGACCGACGTCTACGTCGGCACGGTGACGGGCGTGTGGAAGGGGCTGCGCGCGGCGCCCACCGGTCATCTCTGGTCGCCCTTCGTCAACGGGCTGCCGCAGGCGACGGTGCAGGACCTCGCGCTGTGGACCGATCCGGCGGGCGCCGCCGGCGCGCCGCGGCTGCTGCGCGCGGCGGTGCAGTCGCGCGGCCTGTGGGAGGTGCGCCTCGACGCCGACGAGGTGCAGCAGACGTACGTGCGCGTGCATGCGCGCGACGACCGCCGCGTCTTCCCGACGCCGATGGCCAACGCGCGCCGCGCGCCCGGCGCGACGCCGCACGTCGTGCACGCGAGCCCCGACATCGTCGTGCGCCCGCGCGCGAATCCGGTCGCGGCGCCCGCGTGGCAGCTGGGATCCTCGGGGAAGATCTTCGGCGGCAGCGTCCCGCACTACCAGCTGTGGACGTTCCAGACGGCGTTCCGCTGGCACTATCCCAGCCTCCCCGCCGACGGCGTGTTCAGCGACCAGCTCGGGGACCTGATCGAGCTGCACCGCGCGAAGCTCGGGCTGTCCGCGGGCCGCTTCATCGACCAGGCGCTGTGGAACGCGGTCGTCGGCGGCACGCGGCTGGACGCGTCGGGCGCGGTGAGCACGACGGCGACCGATCCGCTCGCGGTCTACCGCGCGCCGTGGCAGTCGCCGGCGGCGCTCGACGCGCTGGCGACGGAGGTGGACCTGATGGAGAGCGTGGTGCCGCGGCGCGACGTCGGCGACGTCTGGGAGGTGTTCAGCGAGCGGTGCACGGTGGACGTGCTGATCCACCACCGCGACACGCGCCCGCTGAACGCGAACGACGCGTTCGTGACGCTGCTCTGGCGCTCGGGGCCAAGTGCGACGGCGCTGCTGGCGAGCGCGATCGGGACCCTGCCGGCGTACGCGGCGAGCCTGCTCACCGGCACTCCCATGGCGACGCCCGCGGGGTGGATCCTCGGCGGTCCCGGCGCGGGTGTGGCGATCCACCGGCTGAACGCGACGCTCGACGCGCGGCTGCCGCGCGCGGTGCCGATCGACGTCGACCTGTCGACGGTGGCGGCGGGCCACCGCGTGCTCTTCCTCGGGCTCGTCGGCTCGAACGTGGATCCGTTCACGACGGCGCCCGTCGGCACGCCGGCGACGGTGTCGGACCTCGTGCGCGCGTGGCCGTACGCGGCGATGCGGCTGGTGCGCGTCTTCCCGCGGCCGACGTGA
- a CDS encoding DUF2934 domain-containing protein: MKPPRPRTGRSRTRPADATPTAAPTAAPTAAPDTPSTHAATPSVDVIRARAYELYEARGRSPGSDLDDWLTAERALHPGPDTGDGRGPSEASPAP, encoded by the coding sequence ATGAAGCCTCCGCGCCCCCGGACCGGCAGGTCGCGCACCCGACCCGCCGACGCCACGCCCACGGCCGCGCCCACCGCGGCGCCCACCGCGGCGCCCGACACGCCCTCCACGCACGCCGCCACCCCGAGCGTCGACGTCATCCGTGCGCGCGCCTACGAGCTGTACGAGGCGCGCGGCCGCTCGCCCGGCTCCGACCTCGACGACTGGCTGACGGCCGAGCGTGCGCTGCATCCGGGGCCGGACACCGGCGACGGCCGCGGACCGTCGGAGGCGTCTCCCGCGCCGTAG